In Microbacterium maritypicum, the following are encoded in one genomic region:
- the kdpC gene encoding potassium-transporting ATPase subunit KdpC: MSSTRTAARTTGVAIRAMLVLTLVLGVGYTLLVTGIGQLALPWQANGSPLPDDKGSSLIGQPFTDADGEALPEYFQSRPSAAGDGYDGAGSSGSNLGPENPDLVAAIADRQAAIAEREGVKASEVQADAVTASGSGLDPHISVAYALLQVPRVAEARGLPEQQVEDLVESRIQGRDLGFLGEERINVAELNLALDGQEGE, from the coding sequence ATGTCCTCCACTCGCACCGCGGCCCGCACCACCGGGGTCGCCATCCGCGCGATGCTCGTCCTCACCCTCGTGCTCGGCGTCGGCTACACGCTCCTCGTCACGGGCATCGGGCAGCTCGCTCTCCCCTGGCAGGCGAACGGCTCACCCCTCCCCGACGACAAAGGCAGCTCACTGATCGGCCAGCCGTTCACGGATGCCGACGGCGAGGCCCTGCCGGAGTACTTCCAGTCCCGCCCCTCGGCGGCCGGCGACGGCTATGACGGGGCGGGCTCCAGCGGCAGCAACCTCGGCCCGGAGAACCCCGACCTGGTCGCGGCCATCGCCGACCGCCAGGCCGCGATCGCGGAGCGCGAGGGCGTGAAGGCGTCCGAGGTGCAGGCCGACGCGGTCACCGCCTCGGGTTCGGGCCTCGACCCCCACATCAGCGTCGCCTACGCCCTGCTGCAGGTGCCGCGCGTGGCCGAGGCGCGCGGGCTCCCGGAACAGCAGGTCGAGGACCTCGTGGAGTCTAGGATTCAAGGGCGGGATCTGGGATTCCTCGGCGAGGAGCGCATCAACGTCGCCGAGCTCAACCTCGCGCTGGACGGCCAGGAGGGCGAATGA
- the kdpB gene encoding potassium-transporting ATPase subunit KdpB, translated as MTLITTPSESPSEQQDAAASAPAQPTRSFGWSQLVEALPGALRKLNPAALVRNPVMLLVWVGAAFATVLAIAEPFLGGPADSGGTPVPAPFTWGIAVWLWLTVLFANVAESVAEGRGKAQAASLRKTRTSTMARRVVGYDAASDAAAERAETLEVSSAELQRDDVVIVTAGELIPGDGDIIAGIATVDESAITGESAPVIRESGGDRSAVTGGTRVLSDRIVVRITSKPGETFVDRMIALVEGASRQRTPNEIALNILLASLSIIFVVVVLALNPIASYAASPVSIPVLIALLVCLIPTTIGALLSAIGIAGMDRLVQRNVLAMSGRAVEAAGDVTTLLLDKTGTITYGNRRAHEVLPLPGIDAGELLRVAALSSLADPTPEGASIVELAAARGIRVTAPEDAVVVPFTAQTRMSGLDLADGTQIRKGAGSAVRAWLGLDAEDAELTTRTDTVAESGGTPLVVAVRTPASAPASAPAPASASAPASAPAHLSEERTDVGGIAAERSDIRANSRQVSDEQVTEGRILGVVHLKDIVKDGLRERFDELRSMGIRTVMITGDNPLTAKAIAAEAGVDDFLAEATPEDKLALIRREQEGGRLVAMTGDGTNDAPALAQADVGVAMNTGTSAAKEAGNMVDLDSDPTKLIDIVRIGKQLLITRGALTTFSLANDVAKYFAIIPAMFMGVFPGLAALNIMQLHSPASAVTSAIIFNAIVIVFLIPLALRGVKYRPASASQILQRNLLIYGLGGVIAPFIGIKLIDLVVSLIPGF; from the coding sequence ATGACTCTCATCACCACGCCTTCCGAATCCCCTTCTGAACAGCAGGATGCTGCGGCATCCGCCCCCGCGCAGCCGACGCGTTCCTTCGGCTGGTCACAGCTCGTCGAGGCCCTGCCCGGCGCCCTGCGCAAGCTGAACCCCGCAGCCCTCGTCCGCAACCCCGTGATGCTGCTGGTCTGGGTGGGCGCCGCGTTCGCGACCGTGCTGGCGATCGCCGAACCGTTCCTCGGCGGACCCGCCGACTCGGGCGGCACCCCGGTCCCCGCGCCGTTCACCTGGGGCATCGCGGTGTGGCTCTGGCTGACGGTGCTGTTCGCGAACGTCGCCGAGTCCGTCGCCGAAGGCCGTGGCAAGGCCCAGGCCGCGAGCCTGCGCAAGACCCGCACCAGCACGATGGCCCGCAGGGTGGTCGGATACGACGCGGCTTCGGATGCCGCCGCAGAACGTGCCGAGACCCTGGAGGTCTCGTCCGCCGAACTGCAGCGCGACGACGTCGTGATCGTCACCGCCGGCGAGCTGATCCCCGGCGACGGCGACATCATCGCGGGCATCGCGACCGTCGACGAGTCGGCCATCACGGGCGAGAGCGCCCCGGTGATCCGCGAGTCGGGCGGCGACCGCAGCGCCGTCACCGGCGGCACCCGCGTGCTGTCCGACCGGATCGTGGTGCGCATCACCTCGAAGCCCGGTGAGACGTTCGTCGACCGGATGATCGCCCTCGTCGAAGGCGCCAGCCGCCAGCGCACCCCGAACGAGATCGCCCTGAACATCCTGCTCGCCAGCCTGTCGATCATCTTCGTGGTCGTGGTGCTCGCCCTGAACCCGATCGCCTCCTACGCGGCATCGCCCGTCAGCATCCCGGTGCTCATCGCCCTGCTCGTCTGCCTGATCCCGACCACCATCGGCGCACTGCTCTCGGCCATCGGCATCGCCGGGATGGACCGGCTCGTGCAGCGCAACGTGCTGGCCATGTCGGGGCGCGCTGTCGAGGCCGCGGGCGACGTCACCACGCTGCTGCTCGACAAGACCGGCACCATCACCTACGGCAACCGCCGTGCGCACGAGGTCCTGCCCCTCCCGGGCATCGACGCCGGCGAACTGCTGCGGGTCGCGGCCCTGTCGTCGCTCGCAGACCCCACGCCGGAGGGTGCCTCGATCGTCGAGCTCGCCGCCGCCCGCGGCATCCGCGTCACCGCTCCGGAGGATGCCGTCGTCGTGCCGTTCACCGCGCAGACCCGCATGTCGGGACTCGACCTCGCCGACGGCACGCAGATCCGCAAGGGCGCAGGTTCCGCGGTGCGGGCGTGGCTCGGGCTCGACGCCGAGGACGCGGAGCTCACCACCCGCACCGACACCGTCGCCGAAAGTGGAGGGACCCCCCTCGTCGTCGCCGTGCGGACCCCGGCGTCTGCCCCGGCATCCGCCCCGGCCCCGGCATCCGCGTCTGCCCCGGCATCCGCACCTGCCCACTTGTCGGAAGAACGGACGGATGTCGGAGGAATCGCCGCGGAACGGTCCGACATCCGTGCGAACTCCCGACAGGTGTCCGACGAACAGGTGACGGAGGGCCGCATCCTCGGCGTCGTGCACCTCAAGGACATCGTCAAGGACGGCCTGCGCGAGCGGTTCGACGAGCTGCGCAGCATGGGCATCCGCACGGTGATGATCACGGGCGACAACCCGCTGACCGCGAAGGCCATCGCCGCCGAGGCCGGGGTCGATGACTTCCTCGCCGAGGCGACGCCCGAGGACAAGCTCGCCCTCATCCGCCGCGAGCAGGAGGGCGGGCGCCTGGTCGCCATGACCGGCGACGGCACGAACGATGCCCCCGCCCTCGCGCAGGCCGACGTCGGCGTGGCCATGAACACCGGCACCTCGGCTGCGAAGGAGGCCGGCAACATGGTCGACCTCGACTCCGACCCGACCAAGCTGATCGACATCGTGCGCATCGGCAAGCAGCTGCTCATCACCCGCGGAGCCCTCACCACGTTCTCGCTCGCGAACGACGTGGCGAAGTACTTCGCGATCATCCCGGCGATGTTCATGGGCGTCTTCCCCGGACTCGCCGCGCTCAACATCATGCAGCTGCACTCGCCGGCATCCGCCGTGACCAGCGCGATCATCTTCAACGCGATCGTGATCGTGTTCCTGATCCCGCTCGCCCTGCGCGGAGTGAAGTACCGCCCGGCGAGCGCCTCGCAGATCCTGCAGCGCAACCTGCTCATCTACGGACTCGGCGGCGTGATCGCCCCGTTCATCGGCATCAAGCTCATCGACCTCGTCGTCAGCCTCATCCCGGGCTTCTGA
- the kdpA gene encoding potassium-transporting ATPase subunit KdpA, which yields MGAAIWFGILQLTAVVVVLVLVYRPLGDYIARVYSSAKDLRVERGVYRLIGVDSSSEQTWRAYARSVLAFSVVGLLLVYGLQRLQAFLPQSLGLPAVPEGLAFNTAASFVANTNWQSYSPEQTVGYTVQLAGLTVQNFVSAAVGLAIAIALIRGLARRGSATIGNFWVDLVRGLGRILLPIALIGAVALLAGGVIQNFAGFTDVTTVSGGTQTIPGGPVASQEAIKLLGTNGGGFFNANSAHPFENPTGFTNLLEVLLILVIPFSLPRTFGRMVGDHRQGYAIAAVMGTIFLISTFALSALELAGRGSAPELAGAAMEGKEVRFGILGSTLFGSASTLTSTGAVNSMHDSYTALGGMMPMLNMMLGEVAPGGVGSGLYGMLVLAIIAVFVGGLLVGRTPEYLGKRIGPREIKLASLYILVVPALVLGGTALSFAIPGIREDVESTSILNPGVHGMSEVLYAFTSASNNNGSAFAGLTANTPWFNTALGIAMLLGRFLPIVLVLALAGSFAAQERVPATSGTLPTHRPQFVGLLLTVTVVVTALTYFPVLALGPLAEGLV from the coding sequence ATGGGTGCGGCGATCTGGTTCGGCATCCTGCAGCTCACGGCCGTCGTGGTCGTGCTCGTTCTGGTCTACCGCCCCCTCGGCGACTACATCGCCCGGGTGTACTCCTCGGCGAAGGACCTGCGCGTCGAGCGCGGCGTCTACCGGCTGATCGGCGTCGACTCGTCGTCCGAGCAGACCTGGCGCGCCTATGCCCGCAGCGTTCTCGCGTTCTCGGTCGTCGGGCTGCTGCTCGTCTACGGGCTGCAGCGCCTGCAGGCGTTCCTGCCGCAGTCGCTCGGTCTCCCGGCCGTGCCCGAAGGGCTCGCTTTCAACACCGCGGCATCCTTCGTCGCGAACACCAACTGGCAGTCGTACTCGCCCGAGCAGACCGTGGGCTACACCGTGCAGCTCGCCGGCCTCACGGTGCAGAACTTCGTCTCCGCGGCGGTCGGACTCGCCATCGCGATCGCGCTGATCCGCGGCCTCGCACGCCGGGGCTCGGCGACCATCGGCAACTTCTGGGTCGACCTGGTCCGCGGTCTCGGCCGCATCCTCCTCCCGATCGCCCTGATCGGTGCGGTGGCGCTCCTCGCCGGTGGCGTGATCCAGAACTTCGCCGGCTTCACCGACGTGACCACCGTGTCGGGCGGAACCCAGACCATTCCGGGCGGACCGGTCGCCTCGCAGGAGGCGATCAAGCTCCTCGGCACGAACGGCGGCGGCTTCTTCAACGCCAACTCCGCGCACCCGTTCGAGAACCCGACCGGGTTCACGAACCTGCTGGAGGTGCTGCTGATCCTCGTGATCCCGTTCTCCCTCCCCCGCACGTTCGGCCGCATGGTCGGCGACCACCGCCAGGGCTACGCCATCGCCGCGGTCATGGGCACGATCTTCCTGATCTCGACCTTCGCGCTCTCGGCGCTCGAACTGGCCGGCCGCGGCAGCGCACCCGAGCTAGCCGGCGCCGCGATGGAAGGCAAGGAGGTGCGCTTCGGCATCCTCGGATCCACGCTGTTCGGCAGCGCGAGCACGCTCACCTCGACCGGTGCGGTCAACTCGATGCACGACTCGTACACGGCGCTCGGCGGCATGATGCCGATGCTGAACATGATGCTCGGCGAGGTCGCCCCCGGCGGCGTCGGCTCGGGCCTCTACGGCATGCTCGTGCTCGCGATCATCGCCGTGTTCGTCGGCGGGCTGCTCGTCGGCCGCACCCCCGAATACCTCGGCAAGCGCATCGGTCCGCGGGAGATCAAGCTCGCGAGCCTGTACATCCTCGTCGTCCCTGCACTGGTCCTCGGCGGCACCGCGCTGAGCTTCGCGATCCCCGGCATCCGGGAAGACGTGGAGTCCACCAGCATCCTGAATCCGGGCGTGCACGGCATGAGCGAGGTGCTCTACGCGTTCACCTCGGCGTCGAACAACAACGGCTCCGCCTTCGCCGGACTCACCGCGAACACCCCGTGGTTCAACACCGCACTCGGGATCGCGATGCTGCTCGGACGCTTCCTCCCCATCGTGCTCGTGCTCGCCCTCGCCGGCTCGTTCGCCGCGCAGGAGCGTGTGCCCGCCACCTCGGGAACGCTGCCCACCCACCGGCCGCAGTTCGTCGGCCTCCTCCTCACCGTGACGGTCGTCGTGACCGCCCTCACCTACTTCCCCGTGCTCGCACTGGGACCCCTCGCCGAAGGACTCGTCTGA
- a CDS encoding potassium-transporting ATPase subunit F, translated as MIVFEIIAAVLAVAAVVYLVVALVAPERF; from the coding sequence ATGATCGTCTTCGAGATCATCGCGGCCGTCCTCGCCGTCGCCGCCGTCGTCTACCTCGTCGTCGCGCTCGTCGCGCCGGAGCGATTCTGA
- a CDS encoding PadR family transcriptional regulator: MKTPSPLQFTLLTALTGRTLHGYALVEEVSTLTGQRPGVATVYAALEKLLALGWIAQTQDEIVGGRLRRYYAISETGLHVLDLEAKALAQRARRAQFKLQQVRTAGAQA, translated from the coding sequence ATGAAGACACCGTCACCGTTGCAGTTCACGCTTCTCACTGCTCTCACCGGTCGCACACTCCACGGATACGCACTCGTCGAGGAAGTCTCGACGCTCACGGGGCAACGGCCAGGTGTCGCGACCGTGTACGCCGCACTCGAGAAGCTCCTCGCACTCGGGTGGATCGCCCAGACGCAGGATGAAATCGTCGGCGGGAGGTTGAGACGGTACTACGCGATCTCTGAGACGGGGCTTCACGTTCTCGATCTCGAGGCGAAGGCGCTCGCCCAACGGGCACGACGCGCACAGTTCAAACTGCAGCAGGTGCGGACCGCGGGAGCACAAGCATGA
- a CDS encoding FMN-binding negative transcriptional regulator encodes MRHTPRYLMTDPDEVKRLIRGNPWATFVSPASTGLVASHYPALLIEDEEGIVIASHFGRPDDELHELGRHEVLVIIQGPHDYVSPSLYPPGDLVPTWNHVTAHLYGTPEILSEEENYAMLTQLTDHFENGQDHGRHLSEDEPGTRRAAKGTVGLRMRVARFDARAKLSQNKPPEVRENITARFAETNSALASEMRRVDGVRP; translated from the coding sequence ATGCGCCACACACCCCGCTACCTGATGACTGACCCCGACGAGGTCAAGCGCCTCATCCGCGGCAACCCGTGGGCGACGTTCGTCTCCCCGGCGAGCACCGGACTCGTCGCCTCGCACTACCCTGCGCTGCTCATCGAGGACGAGGAGGGCATCGTGATCGCCAGCCACTTCGGACGGCCCGACGATGAGCTCCACGAACTCGGTCGGCACGAGGTTCTCGTGATCATCCAGGGGCCGCACGATTACGTCTCACCGAGCCTGTATCCGCCGGGCGACCTGGTCCCCACGTGGAACCACGTGACCGCGCACCTCTACGGCACCCCCGAGATCCTCAGCGAGGAGGAGAACTACGCCATGCTCACGCAGTTGACCGACCACTTCGAGAACGGGCAGGACCACGGTCGGCATCTGTCGGAGGACGAGCCGGGCACTCGCCGAGCGGCGAAGGGCACGGTCGGCCTGCGGATGCGCGTCGCCCGCTTCGATGCGCGCGCCAAGCTCAGCCAGAACAAGCCGCCCGAGGTGCGCGAGAACATCACCGCGCGGTTCGCCGAGACGAACAGCGCGCTCGCGTCGGAGATGCGGCGGGTCGACGGGGTGCGACCGTGA
- a CDS encoding DMT family transporter — MKLESSVIAPRSTVLSTHAGLWWGLLGVTAFSFTLPFTRIAVDGLSPLFIGAGRAVVAALLAGIALAATRQRIPTRVQWWRLAIVAGGVVAGFPLLTSFAMTTTPASHGAVVVGLLPAATAVAVVVRTGERPNRSFWVFAIVGAVAAVVFAALQNGGLGSLTAADLLLFGAVLAAAIGYAEGGLLARELGSWQTVSWALIVAAPLMVVLTVVSAIQQPPAASPVQWLAFAYLAAVSMFLGFFAWYRGLAIGPMAQVSQIQLVQPVMSIAWAALLLHEPIGWATAVGGLAVIACAALAVRTRLKDRPRTDRPPREEES, encoded by the coding sequence ATGAAATTAGAGAGTAGCGTTATCGCTCCGCGATCGACAGTGCTATCGACGCACGCCGGCCTCTGGTGGGGGCTACTCGGCGTCACCGCCTTCTCGTTCACCCTCCCGTTCACACGGATCGCCGTCGACGGCCTCTCCCCGCTGTTCATCGGCGCAGGGCGCGCGGTCGTCGCCGCCCTCCTCGCCGGAATCGCCCTGGCCGCGACACGGCAGCGCATCCCGACGCGAGTGCAGTGGTGGCGATTGGCCATCGTCGCCGGCGGAGTCGTGGCCGGATTCCCGCTGCTCACCTCCTTCGCGATGACCACGACCCCCGCCAGTCACGGCGCCGTCGTGGTCGGCCTGCTGCCCGCCGCGACCGCCGTCGCCGTGGTGGTCCGCACCGGCGAGCGCCCGAACCGCTCCTTCTGGGTCTTCGCGATCGTCGGCGCGGTCGCCGCCGTCGTGTTCGCCGCCCTGCAGAACGGCGGACTCGGCTCCCTCACCGCTGCCGACCTGCTGCTGTTCGGTGCCGTGTTGGCCGCGGCGATCGGCTACGCGGAAGGCGGTCTGCTCGCCCGCGAGCTCGGCTCCTGGCAGACGGTGTCGTGGGCACTCATCGTCGCCGCTCCCCTCATGGTCGTCCTCACCGTGGTGTCGGCGATCCAGCAGCCACCCGCAGCGAGCCCCGTGCAATGGCTCGCATTCGCCTACCTTGCCGCGGTGAGCATGTTCCTCGGATTCTTCGCCTGGTACCGCGGACTCGCGATCGGACCGATGGCGCAGGTGAGCCAGATCCAGCTCGTCCAGCCCGTGATGAGCATCGCGTGGGCCGCCCTCCTGCTGCACGAGCCGATCGGCTGGGCCACCGCCGTCGGAGGTCTCGCCGTCATCGCCTGCGCCGCGCTCGCGGTGCGCACGCGCCTGAAAGACCGCCCCCGAACCGACCGGCCGCCCCGAGAAGAGGAGTCCTGA
- a CDS encoding PLP-dependent aminotransferase family protein, whose protein sequence is MSQDSSDRIVAGVRAWVASASPGARVPSNRALMAEYGASPVTVQKAMQQLVRLGLVESRPGAGTFVRAIRPARSADYGWQTAALGTAPAGLAGLSSTQRTVSPEAIGLHSGYPAVELLPERLVRQALVRAARTDAALTRSPAAGLPELQAWFAGELAATAPAGVTPASARDALVISGSQSGLSSIFRAVVGPGQPLLVESPTYWGALLAAAQAGVVLVPIPSGPQGPDPDDVERAFAQTGARAFYAQPTFANPTGAQWPVANGEAVLETVRRHGAFLIEDDWAHDLGIDAEPRPVAASDDDGHVVYLRSLTKSASPALRVAAVIARGPARERILADRAAESMYVSGLLQAAALDVVTQPAWRTHLRGFREHLRARRDLLVSSLAEHAPSAQVEGIPAGGLNLWVRLPEGTDVVQVVRDCEVRGVIIAPGSEWFPAEPSGSYVRLNYANADPGRFAEAAGILGSVLAGA, encoded by the coding sequence ATGAGTCAGGATAGCAGTGACCGGATCGTCGCCGGTGTCCGCGCATGGGTCGCCTCGGCATCTCCGGGGGCGCGCGTGCCGTCGAACCGGGCGCTCATGGCGGAGTACGGGGCGAGCCCGGTGACCGTGCAGAAGGCGATGCAGCAGCTCGTCCGGCTCGGGCTGGTGGAGTCGCGTCCGGGCGCCGGCACGTTCGTCCGCGCGATCCGCCCCGCCCGCTCAGCCGACTACGGCTGGCAGACCGCAGCGCTCGGCACCGCGCCCGCCGGACTCGCGGGCCTGTCGTCCACGCAGCGCACAGTGTCCCCGGAGGCGATCGGGCTCCACTCCGGCTACCCCGCGGTCGAGCTGCTGCCGGAGCGGCTCGTACGGCAGGCGCTCGTGCGTGCCGCACGCACCGATGCGGCGCTGACCCGCTCGCCCGCCGCGGGGCTGCCGGAGCTGCAGGCCTGGTTCGCCGGAGAGCTCGCCGCCACCGCACCCGCCGGCGTCACACCCGCATCGGCGCGCGATGCTCTCGTCATCTCAGGCAGTCAGAGCGGGCTGAGCTCGATCTTCCGTGCGGTCGTGGGCCCTGGGCAGCCGCTGCTCGTCGAGTCGCCCACCTACTGGGGCGCGCTGCTCGCCGCCGCGCAGGCGGGTGTCGTGCTGGTGCCGATCCCCTCCGGCCCCCAGGGCCCCGATCCGGATGACGTGGAACGGGCGTTCGCGCAGACGGGGGCCCGAGCGTTCTACGCGCAGCCGACGTTCGCGAACCCGACCGGTGCCCAGTGGCCGGTCGCGAACGGGGAGGCCGTGCTCGAGACCGTGCGCCGGCACGGGGCTTTCCTGATCGAGGACGACTGGGCGCACGACCTGGGGATCGATGCCGAGCCGCGGCCGGTCGCCGCCTCCGACGATGACGGTCATGTCGTGTACCTGCGCTCACTCACCAAGAGCGCTTCGCCCGCCCTGCGCGTCGCGGCCGTGATCGCCCGGGGGCCTGCGCGAGAGCGGATCCTGGCCGACCGCGCGGCGGAGTCCATGTACGTGAGCGGGCTGCTGCAGGCCGCCGCGCTCGACGTGGTCACGCAGCCGGCATGGCGCACGCACCTGCGCGGGTTCCGCGAGCACCTGCGCGCGCGCCGCGACCTGCTGGTCTCGAGCCTGGCCGAGCACGCCCCGTCGGCGCAGGTCGAGGGCATCCCGGCAGGGGGCCTGAACCTGTGGGTGCGGCTCCCCGAAGGGACGGATGTCGTGCAGGTCGTCCGCGACTGCGAGGTGCGGGGCGTGATCATCGCCCCCGGGTCCGAGTGGTTCCCGGCGGAGCCCTCGGGCTCGTACGTGCGGCTCAACTACGCGAATGCCGACCCCGGCCGCTTCGCCGAGGCCGCCGGCATCCTCGGTTCGGTGCTCGCCGGGGCGTGA
- a CDS encoding APC family permease produces MLSAGVVSPDVSNENRESADAPPRAKRIIIGEPLTSQQVDDQLLPKRMALPIFASDALSSVAYAPQELVMILLIGGLTFLSFTPLVAISVVVLLIVVVLSYRQLIKAYPSGGGDYEVASKNLGEIPGVIVAAALLVDYVLTVAVSVASGVDNIISAVPGLDPFRVELAVGFVILIIVVNLRGVREASLVFAIPTYVFIASVGIMIVTGLIRTFLGDAPVASSADFSVQAESLSQAAVILLILRAFSSGCSALTGVEAVSNGVPAFRAPKARNAQSTLVLMGSIAACLFAGLTALALITGVHYAENPCDLIGFDCTNPQPSLMAQIASATFGGGSIAFFIVQAATACVLLLAANTAFNGFPLLGAVLARDGYAPKSLNTRGDRLVFSNGMILLGIAAIAVLVVFQAKLTTLIQLYIIGVFVSFSLGQIGMVRHWRRVLRGPVESRAGSGIDGASASDRRSAKIGLIINSAGAVMTVLVLLIVTITKFTHGAYLVFFAIPILAFLMLGVKRYYRDVEHEIAIDDTTKFGATGDLAIVLVNRLQKPVVKAIDYAIAAKHGKTLAVHVAVASDDAATLQQEWADHLVPIPLVIVESPYRSFAQPVTQFIKQYREKHGSSVVTVYLPQYIVGHWWESFLHNRRARRLANQLMLVHGVSITLVPWLLDSSELIYGRRSRPLPGQERAGRPVVVNGRRAHRPAGPPQE; encoded by the coding sequence ATGCTGTCAGCAGGCGTAGTGTCGCCGGACGTGTCAAACGAAAACAGGGAGAGCGCGGACGCGCCCCCGCGCGCGAAGCGCATCATCATCGGGGAACCGCTGACGAGCCAGCAGGTCGACGACCAGCTGCTCCCCAAGCGCATGGCACTGCCGATCTTCGCGTCGGACGCGCTGAGCTCCGTGGCCTACGCGCCACAGGAGCTCGTGATGATCCTGCTGATCGGTGGACTCACCTTCCTCTCCTTCACGCCGCTCGTCGCGATCTCGGTCGTGGTGCTGCTGATCGTGGTCGTGCTCAGCTACCGGCAGCTCATCAAGGCCTACCCCTCGGGCGGCGGCGACTACGAGGTCGCGTCGAAGAACCTGGGCGAGATCCCCGGCGTGATCGTCGCTGCAGCCCTCCTGGTCGACTACGTGCTGACCGTGGCCGTGTCGGTCGCATCCGGCGTCGACAACATCATCTCGGCGGTGCCCGGGCTCGACCCGTTCCGCGTGGAACTCGCGGTCGGCTTCGTGATCCTCATCATCGTCGTGAACCTGCGCGGGGTCCGCGAGGCGTCTCTCGTCTTCGCGATCCCGACGTACGTCTTCATCGCCTCAGTCGGCATCATGATCGTCACCGGCCTGATCCGCACGTTCCTGGGCGACGCCCCCGTCGCCTCGAGTGCGGACTTCTCCGTGCAGGCCGAGAGTCTCAGTCAGGCCGCCGTGATCCTGCTGATCCTGCGCGCGTTCTCGAGCGGTTGCTCCGCCCTCACCGGCGTCGAGGCCGTGTCGAACGGGGTTCCCGCGTTCCGGGCGCCCAAGGCGCGCAACGCCCAGTCGACGCTCGTGCTGATGGGGTCGATCGCCGCCTGTCTGTTCGCGGGGCTGACCGCCCTCGCCCTCATCACCGGTGTGCACTACGCCGAGAACCCGTGCGACCTGATCGGGTTCGACTGCACGAACCCGCAGCCGAGCCTGATGGCCCAGATCGCCTCGGCGACGTTCGGCGGCGGCAGCATCGCCTTCTTCATCGTGCAGGCCGCGACCGCATGTGTGCTGCTGCTCGCCGCGAACACCGCCTTCAACGGATTCCCCCTGCTGGGCGCCGTGCTCGCCCGCGACGGCTACGCCCCGAAGTCGCTCAACACCCGCGGCGACCGCCTGGTGTTCTCGAACGGCATGATCCTGCTCGGCATCGCCGCGATCGCCGTGCTCGTGGTGTTCCAGGCGAAGCTCACCACTCTGATCCAGCTGTACATCATCGGCGTATTCGTGTCGTTCTCGCTCGGGCAGATCGGCATGGTCCGGCACTGGCGACGAGTGCTGCGCGGACCGGTCGAAAGCAGGGCAGGATCCGGCATCGACGGAGCATCCGCCTCCGATCGTCGTTCGGCGAAGATCGGGCTCATCATCAACTCGGCCGGCGCAGTGATGACCGTGCTCGTGCTCCTCATCGTGACGATCACCAAGTTCACGCACGGCGCCTACCTGGTGTTCTTCGCGATTCCGATCCTCGCGTTCCTCATGCTGGGCGTGAAGCGGTACTACCGCGACGTCGAGCACGAGATCGCGATCGACGACACCACCAAGTTCGGCGCGACCGGCGACCTCGCGATCGTGCTCGTGAACCGACTGCAGAAGCCCGTCGTGAAGGCCATCGACTATGCGATCGCGGCCAAGCACGGCAAGACGCTCGCGGTGCACGTGGCCGTCGCCTCCGACGACGCCGCCACGCTGCAGCAGGAGTGGGCCGACCACCTCGTGCCCATCCCGCTCGTGATCGTCGAGTCGCCGTACCGCTCGTTCGCGCAGCCGGTCACCCAGTTCATCAAGCAGTATCGCGAGAAGCACGGCTCGTCCGTCGTGACCGTCTACCTGCCGCAGTACATCGTGGGGCACTGGTGGGAGTCGTTCCTGCACAACCGTCGCGCCCGCCGCCTCGCCAACCAGCTGATGCTCGTGCACGGGGTGTCGATCACCCTCGTGCCCTGGCTGCTCGACTCGTCGGAGCTCATCTACGGCCGCCGTTCCCGTCCGCTGCCGGGCCAGGAGCGCGCCGGGCGGCCCGTGGTCGTGAACGGACGCCGCGCGCACCGACCAGCCGGTCCGCCGCAGGAGTAG